Below is a genomic region from Granulicella sibirica.
CCCGCGCCACCTCCACAAGATGGAGCGTATCGATGATCCCGTACGACCTCCCCGTCGACACGCCGTGCACGCCCTGCGAATACTCAAGGTTCGGCGTCATCCGCGTAGCCTCGGTCACAAACCATGCCCTCAGATGATCCGCAGCAGCCGCTCCATACCTCCGTTCGCCAGTCAAGACCCAACCCGCCGTCAATGCTGGCATCTGGATCGACAGGGCAATCATCGCCTTCCGATGGCCGCTAAAGTTATCCGGATTGCTCTGCCCATCCCGATTGACATAAGGTCCGTCCGGATGCGCAGGATCCGGCCAGAAGTAGTCCGCCTGCGAAAAGAAGTCGTGCGGACCACCCGGACTCTTCGGCGAAGGGAAATCCGTCAACGTCTTCGGCTTCTCCAAAACATACCTGTTCGCAGCCGCAAGAATCCTCCCACGATCCATCTTCGCGACCAACGCATATCCACTGCGCTCCCCACCCGGTAGAGCCCACCCATGCCCCCCCGAACTCAGGAGCACAGCGCCCGCCCCAGCGCAAAACGTCCTCCGCGAAACCCCCTGCCACTTCTCCGGCATACCTTGCTCCCAGAGCGATCTTAACCGCCGATCATCACAATACTCGGCACCAGCCTAAACAAGGAAGCAACGCTGAAAACAGAAAGCCCCCACTCTCATCGAGAGTGGGGGCTCTGGAACGGCCGAAACGTGAAGCTTACTTACCCGCTTCTACGTCGATCGTAAACTGGACATCATCGCCAAGCACCGGTGCGGTGAACTTCTGTCCGAAGCCGAAGTCGCTCCGCTTGATCTGCCCCGTCACGGAGAGTCCGGTTACTACCTTGCCGTTCTGACCAGGCTGCGGAGCCGACGGTCCATCCACCTCAAGCGTCGTGCTCTTCGTCACACCGCCAAGCGTTAGATCGCCAATCACCTTCAGCTTGCCACCCTCGCTGAAGACCTTGGTCGACTTGAAGGTCAGCGTTGGGGACTTCTCCACGTTGAAAAAGTCAGGCGACTTCAGGTGCGCATCGCGCTTCTCGTTGTTCGTCGTTACCGTCGAGGTCGTGGCGGTCGCGGTCACACTGTCCTTCGAAGGATCCTTCTCGTCCCACACGATCTCACCGGTTACGCCGCTGATCGAGCCGCGAACGTTGCTCACGCCCATGTGGCGGATCTGGAAGTTGATCTGTGAGTGGTTCTTGTCGATGGTCCAGGTAGAACTCTGCGCAAAAGCGCTCGTTCCCGAAAGCAGAAGAGCAGCGAAGGTAGCGGTAAAAAGGCGGCGGTTCATTGGTATTTCTCCTTGCATGGTTGATCGTCGAAATGGTTTGGGTGTCGATCCACTATAGCTCCGGCACCAATGAATATTGGTAACAAGTGACAACAAAATGACATTCGTTCTCAGCCGCTTCCCGTTGGAGCTAAGCAACCTGTTTCTTCTCCGGAGGGTTCCCGGCATCTTTCGCAAGATGCCCCATCGTCCTCAGCCCCTCATACATCATGGTCCGCTGCTCTTCGGAAAAGCTCTTCATCAGAAACTCAAGATCCTTCTCATGACGAGCGAACAGCTTCGTGATCAACCTGCGTCCCTGCGGCGTCAGAGACACCAGCCGAGCCCGCCTGTCTTCCTTGCTGTCCTTGCGCACCACGAACCCAAGCTTCTCCAGCCCATCGATCGCCGACGTCATCGAAGCACTTGCAAGCGACACCTTCTCCCCGATCGTGGAAATCGGCAGCGGCCCCTTGTGCAGCAGAACCTCGAGTATCATGAATTTGCTGAAACAGAGCCCATACTCCGTGATTGAGCGCTCGAGATACGGGACGATCGCCGCGTGAGCCCGGGTCATCACGAGCCACAGGCGAGCATCCGGGATTTCCTTTTCCTTCATCACATCCGAACTCCTGACCACTACGACATAAGATATCTCGACACCGAAAGAAGATCCAGAAATTTTGGAATAAACTTCGAGCCAAAGTATTTCGATACCGAAGTACTTTCCGTTGCATCTCAACAGATGCGAATTGATCGCAGGAGGAACACCCATGAAAGTCGTACTCTACGGAGCTACCGGAAAGTCCGGAGCCGTTATCCTCAAGGAACTCGTTGACCGTGGTCACACCGTCGTAGCCGCGGCCCGCAAGCCGGAAAATGTCGACAAACTCCCCAACGTCACCGCGGTTCAGGACGATCTCACGGACCTCGCCACCACCACCTCTATCATCCAGGGAGCAGACGCCGTTGTCTCCGCCCTTGGCCCTCCGCCCGAAAATACAGACGCCCTTCTCGCTCCCAGCGCCCTTCTCGTTAGCGCCATCGAGCAGGCAGGCGGCCCCCGCCTCATCGTCGTCGGCGGAGCAGGCAGCCTTTTCGTCGCCCCCGGTGTCACCCTGCATGAGTCCGGCTACCTGCCCGCTCCCTACCTGCCCATCAGCGCCACCCATGTCCAACTCCTTGAATCCATCAAGAAGAGCAGCATCGACTGGACCTACTTCAGCCCTGCGGGCTTCTTCGAGCCAGGCGAGCGCACCGGCAAGTTCCGCCTCGGCAAGGATGACCTCATCGCCGACGCCACCGGCACAAGCCGCATCTCGTTCGAGGACTACGCCATCGCCCTGGTCGACGAACTCGAAAAGCCGCGGCACCACAAAGCCCGCTTCACCATCGGCTATTAACACGCTTGCGCCTCACGACTTTCCAGCAGCGTGAGGCGCAACCCCTTCACATGGAGGCGACCATTAATCCGCATCTCACCCGATAGGTATAGCGTCGAAGGAAGAAGACCTCCAGGCACACGCTTCTCCCAAAGGACGGCAGGATGCACATACTGGTCGTAAACAGCGGATCGTCCTCGATCAAGTTCTCGATGTTCGAAACCTCGAGCCGCGAGCCGCAAACACTCTATGACGGTGAGATCAGCGGCATTGGCACACCGGCGGCCCACCTCGCCATCCACGGTATCGATCACCCTGTACCCTCGGACCCTAGCGCCGCCGATCCAATCGCCGCCACCCGCATCATCCTCGACACTGTATCCGCCCCTCGCATGCCCCCGGTCGAAGCCGTAGGCTATCGGGTCGTCCACCCCGGCCCCAAACTCAGCGACCACCAGAAGATAACCCCGGAGGTCCTCCACGACCTCGCGGAGGCAGTCTCCTTCGCGCCACTCCACGACCCCGCCGTCCTCGACGTCATCCGCGAGGGCCAGAAGCACTTCCCCGAAGTCTCCCACTACGCGTGCTTCGACACCGTCTTTCACCTCACCATGCCCGAGGAAGCAACCACATACCCCATCCCAAAGTCCTATCGCGATCAAGGTGTCCGCCGCTACGGCTTCCACGGCCTGAGCTGCGAGTCCATCGTCCGCCAGCTCCGCGCCTCGAATCTTCCCTTCCCAAAGCGCATGGTCATCTGTCATCTCGGCAGCGGATGCAGCGTCACCGCCCTCATAGACGGCCAGTCCGTCGACACTTCCATGGGCCTCACACCCACCGGGGGCGTCGTCATGGGAACCCGTCCCGGCGACCTTGATCCCGGCCTCCTCCTCTATCTCCTCCGTCAGCAACAGGGAGACCGCGAATCCGCAACCGCCGCAGTTGAAAAGCTTCTCAATCACGACGCCGGAATGATCGCCCTCACCAGCATGCCCAACGACGTAAAAGCCATCCGTGAGGCTTCGGCGAAGGGCAACAAAGAAGCCACCCTCGCCCTGAAGGTCTTTACCCGAAGCCTCACCAAAGCCATCGGCGGCTTCTCCTGGCTCTTAGGTGGTCTAGACGCCATCGTCTTCGCCGGAGGCATCGGAGAACACGACCCACTCACCCGCTACGAAACTCTCGCCTGCCTTGAGCCCCTAGGGGTTGCCATCAATTCTGCATTAAATCAGCAGAAAACGAATGGCGTGCGCGCCATCAGCGCATCAGACTGTAGGACAACCGTTTTTGTCATTCCGGCACAGGAAGATCTCACGATCGCCATGCACGTCGATCGCCTGGCCCGTTCCAACCAGTAAACATTCGACCGAACGCCACACTCACGGTACCGCACGAGGTAACGAATGAGCACCATGACCGCCCCCGCCCCATCCTCCTCCTCCAAAAACGTCGAAACCACTCCCCTGACCGCCGAAGAAGCACGAAAAATGAACGCCTACTGGCGCGCGTGCAACTACCTCTGCGCCGGCATGATCTATCTCCGCGACAACCCTCTTCTCCGCGAGCCGCTCAAGGTTGAGCACATCAAGAACCGCCTCCTCGGCCACTGGGGTTCCGATCCAGGCCAGACCTTCACCTGGGTCCACCTGAACCGCCTGATCAAAAAGTACGATCTCGAACTCATGTACATCGCCGGCCCCGGTCACGGCGCACCAGCAACCCTTTCCAACTCCTACCTCGAAGGTGTCTATTCCGAGGTCTACCCCGCGATGAGCCAGGACATCACGGGCATGCAGAAGTTCTTCAAGCAGTTCTCCTTCCCCGGCGGCATCGGAAGCCACTGCACTCCCGAAACCCCAGGCTCGATCCACGAGGGCGGCGAACTCGGCTACAGCATCTCCCACGCCTTCGGAGCAGCCTTCGACAACCCGAACCTCATCGTCGCCTGCATGGTCGGCGACGGCGAAGCCGAAACCGGCCCGCTTGCCACATCCTGGCACTCCAACAAATTTCTCAACCCCATCTACGACGGCGCCGTCCTTCCGATCCTTCACCTCAACGGCTACAAGATCGCGAACCCCACCATCCTCGCCCGCATCTCGCCCGAGGAACTCGAAAGCCTCCTCAAGGGCTACGGCTGGACCCCATACTTTGTCGAGGGCAGCGATCCCGACACCATGCACCAGAAGATGGCCGGCATCCTCGAGCACGTCATCCTCGACATTCGCGCAATTCAGCAAAAGGCCCGCTCCGCGGCTCCCGGCACCCCCACCGAGCGTCCCCGTTGGCCCATGATCGTTCTGCGCACTCCCAAGGGCTGGACAGACCCCACCGAGATCGACGGCCACAAGCTCGAAGGCTCCTGGCGCTCCCACCAGGTTCCCATCACCGACCCCCTCACCAACCCCGCGCACCTCGCTCTCGTCGAGGCTTGGCTCCGCAGCTACAAGCCCGAGGAACTCTTCGACGAGTCCGGCGCCCTCATCCCCGAGTTACAGGAACTCCCCCCCAAAGGCACAAGCCGCATCAGCGGAAGTCCCCACGCCAACGGCGGTGCCCTTCGTAAGCCTCTCCACATGCCGGACTTCCGCGACTACGCCGAGACGTTCGAACTTCCCGGCCAGCTCGAAGTCTCCTCCACCGAGCGCCTCGGCGCATTCCTTCGTGACGTCATGCGCGCCAACATGACCAACTTTCGCGTCTTCGGTCCCGACGAAACCGCCTCCAACAAGCTCCAGGTCATCTACGAAGCCAGCGGCAAAACCTGGATGAACGCGATGCTCCCCGAAGATGCGGACGGCGGCGATCTCTCCACCTCCGGCCGTGTCATGGAGATGCTCAGCGAACACACTCTCGAAGGCTGGTTCGAAGGCTACGTCCTCACCGGACGTCACGGCTTCTTCTCCAGCTACGAGGCCTTCGTCCACATCATCGACTCCATGTTCAACCAGCACGCCAAGTGGCTCGAAAAGAGCAAGCTCGAACTCCGCTGGCGCGCCCCCGTCTCTTCCATCAACCTGCTCATCACGTCGCTCGTCTGGCGTCAGGACCACAACGGCTTCACCCACCAGGATCCCGGCTTCCTGGACATCGTCACCAACAAGAGCCCCGAGATCACTCGCATCTACCTCCCGCCAGACGCCAACTGCCTCCTCAGCGTCGCCGACCACTGCCTCCGCTCCGTCGACTACGTCAACGTGATCGTCGCCGACAAAGCCGCCCACCTCCAGTACCTCAACATGGATGACGCCGTCCGACACTGCACCAAGGGCATCGGCATATGGGATTTCGCCAGTAACGACACCGGCCAGGAACCAGACGTCGTCATGGCCTGTGCCGGAGACATTCCCACCTCGGAGTCTCTGGCCGCAGTAGCCATCCTGCGCGAAAAATGCCCGTCGCTGAAGATCCGCTTCATCAACGTGGTCGATCTCTTCCGCCTGATGCCCGAACGCGAACACCCTCACGGCCTCTCGGAACGAGAGTTCGACTCCCTCTTCACCGTCGACAAGCCGGTCATCTTCAACTTCCACGCCTACGCATCACTCATCCACAAGCTGACGTACAAGCGCACCAACCACGATAACTTCCACGTTCGCGGCTACAAGGAGAAGGGCAACATCAACACGCCCCTGGAGCTAGCCATCCTCAATCAGGTCGATCGCTTCAACCTCGCCATCGACGTCATCGACCGTGTTCCGTCACTGCAAGTCACAGCCGCCCACACGAAGGAATGGCTGAAGGATCAGATCACCGACTCCATCAGCTACTCCCACGACAACGGCATCGACCGGCCCGAAATTCGCAACTGGAAGTGGCCCATCGCCTGAAGCTAGAGTGTCGCGGCTAGGATCGCCGCGACACTTTAGTTGTCATTCCCGAAGGGAATCTGCGTTTCTGTTCTTGCTCCCGTTAACTGTCCGAAGTAACTCCCGACACATCTCCCACCGAATCATCCCCCCTCAACCAAGGCATCCGCGATCGAGAGATGCCGATCCAGCGCGTCTATCCCAAAATCAATCTGTACCTTCGTGATGATGAGCGGCGGCGCAATGATGAAGTGCGACACCCACGCTTGGATCGTCACTCCGTCCGCTAGGATCTTCCCCGCAATCTGATCGACAAGAAGTGGCCGTCCCGCGACCTTGTCCGAGTAAGTCCCAAACGGCTCCTTCGTCGTCCGATTCTTGACAAGATCGACAGCCCAGAAAAGCCCCTTGCCCCGCACATCCCCCACGCTGGGATGCTTCGCCTTTAGCTCCTCGAGCTTACCCCGCAGATAAGGCTCAAGCCCCTTCGCCCGCGCCACCAGATCCATCCTCTGCATCTCTCTAATCGCAGCTACTGCAGGCGCCAGCGTCATCGGATGCGCCTCATAGGTATGCCCATGTGCGAAGTAATGGTCCTCAAAGAAATCCGCGATCTTTCCACTCGTAGCGCATAGCCCAAGCGGCACATAAGCCCCCGTGATGCCTTTTGCCGTCGTAAGAATGTCCGGCACCACACCCCAGTGATTCATCGCGAACCACTCGCCCGTTCTGCCCCATCCACTCATCACCTCATCCGCGATCAGCAACACGCCATACTCATCGCAGATCTTCCGCAGCTTCGGCATGTACTCATCCGGCGGGACAAGCACGCCGTTCGTCCCAACCACCGGCTCAATAAGCACAGCCGCCACATCCGACTCGTTCCGGATCATGTGCTCGAGATAGTCCGCACACGCAATCCCGCAACCGGGATATGTGTGCCTAATCGGACACTTATAGCAGTTAACTTCAGGCCCGAAGATCACTCCCGGCCCTTTTCCCCCAGGCTCCATCGCCCATCGGCGAGGATCCCCCGTAGCCGCAATCGATCCCGTCGTCGACCCATGGTACGACCTGTACCGCGCAATGATCTTCGTCTTCCCCGTATACATCCGGGCGATCTTGAACGCGGCTTCATTGGCCTCCGTCCCCGAGGTCGTAAAGAAGAACTTGCTCAACCCTGCCGGCAGCACCTCCACCAGCAGCTTGGATAACTCGGCCCGCACCTCCGTCGCATATCCAGGCATTGCATAGCTCAACTGCTGCGCCTGCTTCGCGATCGCATCGATCACCACCTGGTTCTTATGCCCCAGGTTCGAGCACATCAACTGCGCGGAAAAATCGAGATACCGCTTGCCCTTCCCATCGACGATGTAGCACCCTTCCGCGTCGACGATATGCATCGGGTTCCAACCCTTCTGGAACCGCCACGTACCGTAGTTATGCTTCCGCGTCAGCTCGACGATCTGCTCACTCGTCAACGTTTCGCTCTTCTCCAACATCATCTCGTTCGGGCTCATGAGGGCGATCCAATCTCTTCTGGACTTACATCGTCATTCGTTAACACCATGCCTGTTCTCACTGCAGCATCGGCACGATAACCAAGCATCAGCACGTAGTACATCGCCGCTGAAAGAAAGAAACCGGCGAACCACGCATAGTCATAAAGAAACCGCACCGAGGGCACCACGAGGCCAATCAGCGCGATCACCACACCCACCACAAGCGCAACAATCGCCCGCGGATTGATTCCCTTCGAGTACTCATACTCCCCACCGCGATGGTAGAGCGAGACAACATTCAGCTTAGTCCCGCGAATCAGAAAGTAATCCGCCACCATGATGCCAGCCACCGGCCCAAGCAGTCCCGAATACCCCACAAGCCATCCAAAGATATAACTCCCAAAGGTAGCCATCAGCTTCCACGGCATCATCGCCAAGCCAAGAAAGCCAGTAATCAACCCACCCGTGCGAAAGCTGATCAGTCGAGGATTCAGATTGGAGAAATCGTTCGAAGGCGAAACGACATTTGCCCCGATATTCACATTTAACGTAGCAATCAGCACCGTAATCAAAGCCAGAAATGCCACACCCGGCTGATGAAATCTTCCGAGCAACGTAATCGGCGACCACACCGGCTCCCCAAAGATCACCACCGAAGCCGAAGTGCAGGCGATCCCGATAAACGAATAAAGCGTCATCGCCACCGGAAGCCCAAACGCCTGTCCCACAACCTGCGAATCCTGCGACTTCGCATACCGAGTAAAGTCAGGAATATTCAGCGACAACGTCGCCCAGTACCCAACCATCGCGGTAAGTGAAGGAAAGAAGAAGTGCAGAAAACTCCCGGTCGAGGTGAACTTACTTGGCGCTGAGAGCATAGGCCCAAACCCACCCGCCTTATGCACCATCCAGAATAGAAGAGTCAGCGACATCACTAGCATGAACGGAGCCGAGAACCCCTGCAAGAAACGTATTGACTCCACACCACGCCAAACCACCGCCATGTTAAGCAGCCAGAACCCAAGGAAGCTCGCCCACAACACTGAAGGCATCGCCGCCGTATGCGGCCAAAGCACAGCAATCATCGCTGCGATCGCCTGCCCACCAAGCCACGACTGAATCCCGAACCATCCACAAGCCACCAGCGCCCGCAGGATAGCCGGAAGATTCGCCCCTCGCGTCCCAAAACTCGCCCGCACAAACACAGGAAACGGAATCCCGTA
It encodes:
- a CDS encoding YceI family protein; the encoded protein is MNRRLFTATFAALLLSGTSAFAQSSTWTIDKNHSQINFQIRHMGVSNVRGSISGVTGEIVWDEKDPSKDSVTATATTSTVTTNNEKRDAHLKSPDFFNVEKSPTLTFKSTKVFSEGGKLKVIGDLTLGGVTKSTTLEVDGPSAPQPGQNGKVVTGLSVTGQIKRSDFGFGQKFTAPVLGDDVQFTIDVEAGK
- a CDS encoding MarR family winged helix-turn-helix transcriptional regulator yields the protein MKEKEIPDARLWLVMTRAHAAIVPYLERSITEYGLCFSKFMILEVLLHKGPLPISTIGEKVSLASASMTSAIDGLEKLGFVVRKDSKEDRRARLVSLTPQGRRLITKLFARHEKDLEFLMKSFSEEQRTMMYEGLRTMGHLAKDAGNPPEKKQVA
- a CDS encoding NAD(P)-dependent oxidoreductase, producing the protein MKVVLYGATGKSGAVILKELVDRGHTVVAAARKPENVDKLPNVTAVQDDLTDLATTTSIIQGADAVVSALGPPPENTDALLAPSALLVSAIEQAGGPRLIVVGGAGSLFVAPGVTLHESGYLPAPYLPISATHVQLLESIKKSSIDWTYFSPAGFFEPGERTGKFRLGKDDLIADATGTSRISFEDYAIALVDELEKPRHHKARFTIGY
- a CDS encoding acetate/propionate family kinase; the encoded protein is MHILVVNSGSSSIKFSMFETSSREPQTLYDGEISGIGTPAAHLAIHGIDHPVPSDPSAADPIAATRIILDTVSAPRMPPVEAVGYRVVHPGPKLSDHQKITPEVLHDLAEAVSFAPLHDPAVLDVIREGQKHFPEVSHYACFDTVFHLTMPEEATTYPIPKSYRDQGVRRYGFHGLSCESIVRQLRASNLPFPKRMVICHLGSGCSVTALIDGQSVDTSMGLTPTGGVVMGTRPGDLDPGLLLYLLRQQQGDRESATAAVEKLLNHDAGMIALTSMPNDVKAIREASAKGNKEATLALKVFTRSLTKAIGGFSWLLGGLDAIVFAGGIGEHDPLTRYETLACLEPLGVAINSALNQQKTNGVRAISASDCRTTVFVIPAQEDLTIAMHVDRLARSNQ
- a CDS encoding phosphoketolase family protein, with the translated sequence MSTMTAPAPSSSSKNVETTPLTAEEARKMNAYWRACNYLCAGMIYLRDNPLLREPLKVEHIKNRLLGHWGSDPGQTFTWVHLNRLIKKYDLELMYIAGPGHGAPATLSNSYLEGVYSEVYPAMSQDITGMQKFFKQFSFPGGIGSHCTPETPGSIHEGGELGYSISHAFGAAFDNPNLIVACMVGDGEAETGPLATSWHSNKFLNPIYDGAVLPILHLNGYKIANPTILARISPEELESLLKGYGWTPYFVEGSDPDTMHQKMAGILEHVILDIRAIQQKARSAAPGTPTERPRWPMIVLRTPKGWTDPTEIDGHKLEGSWRSHQVPITDPLTNPAHLALVEAWLRSYKPEELFDESGALIPELQELPPKGTSRISGSPHANGGALRKPLHMPDFRDYAETFELPGQLEVSSTERLGAFLRDVMRANMTNFRVFGPDETASNKLQVIYEASGKTWMNAMLPEDADGGDLSTSGRVMEMLSEHTLEGWFEGYVLTGRHGFFSSYEAFVHIIDSMFNQHAKWLEKSKLELRWRAPVSSINLLITSLVWRQDHNGFTHQDPGFLDIVTNKSPEITRIYLPPDANCLLSVADHCLRSVDYVNVIVADKAAHLQYLNMDDAVRHCTKGIGIWDFASNDTGQEPDVVMACAGDIPTSESLAAVAILREKCPSLKIRFINVVDLFRLMPEREHPHGLSEREFDSLFTVDKPVIFNFHAYASLIHKLTYKRTNHDNFHVRGYKEKGNINTPLELAILNQVDRFNLAIDVIDRVPSLQVTAAHTKEWLKDQITDSISYSHDNGIDRPEIRNWKWPIA
- a CDS encoding aspartate aminotransferase family protein, with protein sequence MSPNEMMLEKSETLTSEQIVELTRKHNYGTWRFQKGWNPMHIVDAEGCYIVDGKGKRYLDFSAQLMCSNLGHKNQVVIDAIAKQAQQLSYAMPGYATEVRAELSKLLVEVLPAGLSKFFFTTSGTEANEAAFKIARMYTGKTKIIARYRSYHGSTTGSIAATGDPRRWAMEPGGKGPGVIFGPEVNCYKCPIRHTYPGCGIACADYLEHMIRNESDVAAVLIEPVVGTNGVLVPPDEYMPKLRKICDEYGVLLIADEVMSGWGRTGEWFAMNHWGVVPDILTTAKGITGAYVPLGLCATSGKIADFFEDHYFAHGHTYEAHPMTLAPAVAAIREMQRMDLVARAKGLEPYLRGKLEELKAKHPSVGDVRGKGLFWAVDLVKNRTTKEPFGTYSDKVAGRPLLVDQIAGKILADGVTIQAWVSHFIIAPPLIITKVQIDFGIDALDRHLSIADALVEGG
- a CDS encoding NCS1 family nucleobase:cation symporter-1 translates to MLTPAKAGGDVAVIEHDPRLYNEDLAPTTSAHRTWGTYNYIALWFSMSMEVTTYMLASSLIAGGMNWKQAVFTILLGNLIVLVPMILNAHAGAKYGIPFPVFVRASFGTRGANLPAILRALVACGWFGIQSWLGGQAIAAMIAVLWPHTAAMPSVLWASFLGFWLLNMAVVWRGVESIRFLQGFSAPFMLVMSLTLLFWMVHKAGGFGPMLSAPSKFTSTGSFLHFFFPSLTAMVGYWATLSLNIPDFTRYAKSQDSQVVGQAFGLPVAMTLYSFIGIACTSASVVIFGEPVWSPITLLGRFHQPGVAFLALITVLIATLNVNIGANVVSPSNDFSNLNPRLISFRTGGLITGFLGLAMMPWKLMATFGSYIFGWLVGYSGLLGPVAGIMVADYFLIRGTKLNVVSLYHRGGEYEYSKGINPRAIVALVVGVVIALIGLVVPSVRFLYDYAWFAGFFLSAAMYYVLMLGYRADAAVRTGMVLTNDDVSPEEIGSPS